A single region of the Streptomyces virginiae genome encodes:
- a CDS encoding NnrS multi-domain protein, with translation MLVLVEVRGEQRDWDQAERAFDQQGWPVVAAFARGEGASRGVLSADTTARLYSVEVRFFGARNRRTEQAAEWWVQRLARRTRLEMYARRCEPVDRDREQLTGWRAHTVAHRPPRVPDPRPLTPMARLRRSAVMARARLAEGSGRHDTGTLVRGTASEALRLSRMDLPGGSAPEAAIDVRTRHGRERRHIVQRREEDHRRVTSRVMAWTFAMLFCVVVARQASGARTWVWGTAAVLCLLWSAWLTRDVFAEGGRVGSILTWGVATVFLLAVALGADMGETRGWTPVQVLSVFAVTATSTGIWLLVRQWTWGEWLAWAAPLLFALVASCVVASGSVMHALYADSLDLTPDDLDVPALWQAASALKLLSFLSFALFVPALWGIAKHVHASFVSPVERFGVLSYVVAQVAVVLFCTLGALDSAGDAVKELRTAAAQKAELPSYFGVEPEWMCVEPTVLAAKLSSRGGVLRPEQPYVSFGEAGGTVSLWDEPAGKALQMPAEQVRLVPAADGRVRCTFSYEALPKGD, from the coding sequence GTGCTCGTGCTGGTCGAGGTGCGGGGGGAGCAGCGCGACTGGGACCAGGCGGAGCGGGCGTTCGACCAGCAGGGCTGGCCGGTCGTCGCTGCATTCGCCCGGGGGGAAGGCGCCTCGCGGGGCGTGCTGAGCGCGGACACCACGGCGCGACTGTACTCCGTCGAGGTGCGGTTCTTCGGAGCCCGCAACCGGCGCACCGAGCAGGCGGCCGAATGGTGGGTGCAACGGCTGGCACGCAGAACCAGGCTGGAGATGTACGCCCGACGCTGTGAGCCGGTGGACCGGGATCGGGAGCAATTGACCGGCTGGCGGGCACATACGGTGGCTCACAGGCCGCCCCGTGTGCCCGATCCGAGACCCTTGACGCCGATGGCACGGCTGCGCCGATCCGCTGTGATGGCACGCGCGCGCCTCGCCGAGGGTTCCGGTCGGCACGACACAGGCACCCTGGTGAGGGGGACGGCCTCGGAGGCCCTGCGGCTGTCGCGGATGGACCTGCCCGGAGGTTCCGCCCCCGAGGCCGCCATCGACGTGCGAACACGCCATGGCCGGGAGCGAAGGCACATCGTGCAGCGGCGTGAGGAGGACCATCGGCGTGTCACGTCCCGCGTCATGGCCTGGACGTTCGCCATGCTGTTCTGCGTGGTCGTCGCCCGGCAGGCGAGCGGTGCGCGAACGTGGGTCTGGGGCACCGCCGCGGTGTTGTGCCTTCTGTGGTCCGCTTGGTTGACGCGCGACGTGTTCGCGGAGGGGGGCCGCGTGGGGAGCATCCTCACGTGGGGCGTGGCAACCGTGTTCCTCCTTGCCGTCGCCTTGGGCGCGGACATGGGGGAAACGAGGGGCTGGACCCCCGTGCAAGTACTGTCGGTCTTCGCCGTCACGGCTACGTCCACAGGAATCTGGCTGCTGGTCCGCCAGTGGACGTGGGGCGAATGGCTCGCCTGGGCCGCACCGTTGCTCTTCGCGCTCGTCGCGTCCTGTGTTGTGGCTTCGGGGTCGGTGATGCACGCGCTGTACGCCGACAGCCTGGACCTCACACCCGATGACCTCGATGTCCCCGCGCTGTGGCAGGCCGCTTCGGCGCTCAAACTCTTGAGCTTTCTGAGCTTCGCCCTGTTCGTACCGGCCTTGTGGGGCATTGCGAAGCACGTGCACGCGTCATTCGTCAGCCCCGTCGAGCGGTTCGGTGTTCTGTCGTACGTGGTCGCCCAGGTGGCGGTGGTGCTGTTCTGCACGCTGGGAGCGCTGGACTCGGCGGGGGACGCGGTGAAGGAGCTCCGTACGGCTGCGGCCCAGAAGGCGGAACTGCCCTCCTATTTCGGGGTGGAGCCGGAGTGGATGTGCGTGGAGCCGACCGTCTTGGCGGCGAAACTCAGCAGCCGGGGTGGCGTCCTGCGACCCGAGCAGCCGTACGTCTCCTTCGGGGAGGC